The genome window GGGTCGTGGATCGTCGATTTATGCATCAAAAATCGAGGTTAGTAAAATGCTTAACTCATGATCTAGTAAaatacttgtacttacactgttactagactatctaccatcgtcctcggatgcgaaggatacatacgtaaaacctacgtatacttgtactcatcactgtcctaaGGATGCgaaggacacatacgtaaaacctacgtaaacttatatttactactgcctcgggttgtgacaggcacttacgtaaaacctacgtaaacccccgcgtaccactgtcctcgggttgagaaggacgcttacgtaaaacctacgtaaaccttgtacgtactactgttctcgggttaagaagaacacttatggttacaaatagtctagtgtatatacaaatatgggaagcccccactaatacaacatactatcggcctagtagagccacatgttacgaaatgaacttactattacgaacttacttactgtgaactcgctcaactagttgttgactctctgctacatgccttgcaggaccataggtacccatggagcttgcacgggaggcgcgatcgttgtgggcacatggactgttgagttccatgttaaacatttacattatgagaacttgatacttatgttgggtttttacattaatgcttccgctacacatttgtttatgtttggttttgaaaacacctttcgtattgatgaatgacattcgctatttacttatatgttcaatatgattggtggcttgatcctggtcagtcacgcctccaagcggtggtactccgcgtgtggattttaggggtgtgacacctaccaccaccaccaccacacctccACCACCAAACACCCACTACCACCATTACAAGTaccacactttctctctctctcgttctcTCTCTGCCCAACCCAggtccctctctctctcttcgcgTCTGAATCACTACGCTAGAATGAAATATCATGTATTACACATGAGTGAAATGAAAATTAATTGATCCAGTATGATTGGTAAATGTATGGAAGTTTAAGGCTTAATTAAGAAGATAAGGACAAGACATATACAAATGGTTATACATGAACACTATCTCTTTAACGAGTCGCAAGAGTTTTCGTGTTGTAGTAATCATCTTGAATAAATGGATTAAAAGTAAGAATAGATTTGGTCTATTAGGAATGAgagaggtttcggggacgaaaccttctttaaggggggtagacctataacaccccaaaactcgaatGTTTACCTTCGTCatatgtgtaacaccccaaaacttgAATGTTAATATTTGCTATATGTTCTATATGATAAACCATGAAATAAAATgactaggttatttaacctagttaaattatTTAGTTTAAACAAGTAAGAAATGAACTTGGCGGAAATTGTGAAGGTATGACAAAGTAGAAGGACCAAAAGTAACTAATGAGCAAACTTTATAAAAAATTCTGCATATTATGTTTGTGGGGGTGCATATGTCgacattttacacacacaaatgTGTGAAGAAGATAGCTCTTATGTGAAGCAAATCAAGAAGGAGAAGGAAGAAGATGGAATTGCATGAATGATCTATCATTTAAAGAAGATTCATCATCTTATGAGCATCAAGTAGGTAccaaaatgatttcttgaaactCCTTAGTTAGTGCTCTTGATGGGGATTAAGTACCACAAATTGAGTCAAGTTGAAGTATGAGATGGTTAGATTCATGATTAAATCTGTTAATCTAGTGCCAATAATGATTTAATCATCTCAATTTGGAGTTCTAGTGTAAGAATCCATGTTcaagaaatttggggttttgaTGGCTCATGGTTTAATATGAATGAGAGGATGTTTCAATGGAATACCTTACGTAGCTAGAATGTGATATAGCCTATTAAGGAtatgtattaaattatatatgatGTTACCATGTACTAACGTGTTGGTTATATATGGTGACCGCAGGTTACAGATATTCATGATGGACAAGTGAACGAGGGTCGAGTTGAAGATCATGGATTGTACGGGAAAGCGGTCATGTTGTTGTAATTATTTGTTAACATAGTTACATTAAATAAATGATGAATGATGTATTCATGTTAAAAGGGTTGACCTTAACGGTATTCAAGTATGTTAGAGTAgttaaaagaaagaaattttacggttcattttccgctgcgtcgtttTCGGTCAAATCAggattagggtcttacaagttggtatcagagcactggtttgagagaaatcaagtatgaggaggtaaatacttgaactcaaacctgtgtgctcttgtgaaaaggaacccgtacaatccgagactcgatcaagatctaagggtAGAAGCAAAAGTAAGCATGTACTTAAGTATGTATTTGGAGAtaactaacagtatgttatgtgtaaggtaagcataAATGCTTGGAGAGGATGATTCGTGAATGTGGTCTAGTACCGGCACCAAGGCATGTAATAAGACAAATAGACCCAGGTACGTAAATTTAACATGTGAGTGCAGTTAATGGTAAAACCTATTAAGTGaatgaaaattttaaatgaaggaTAATGATGTAATAGTAATGAAGTTTtgaaatgttacacgtgccgaaacctaattcttcggacataaggtgacgaTTACatgaagacacgaaactagtatgtggattgtgtacctggccagtacacaagaaacatatgacgttcgtgggaccgtgataattgttacaggtatgtccgttggttttaggtagtaggtggacgtgaggATGAAGGGAAAAGTAAGACTTTCGGGGAGTTGAAAGTACCAAATACACATGagaagtatgaatgatatgtttgaatccacgagacggattcgaaacatgaaaggaatgaaagatatgaatgatatgttcgaatccgcaagacggattcgaaacatgaaaggaatgaaagatatgaatgatatgttagaaactgcgagacggattcgaaacatagaAGGGAATGAATAATAGAATGAAAAAGTTTGAAATTCGAAAATAGGTGCAAATCAAATAAGTAAGAATGGTTGAAAGGATAAATGGGTCATATGGGTTAGATAGTGATCGCCCTTTTGAACCCAATATTTAATGTTTTGAATTGTTAAGTTTTATACTTATAGGTAAGCATAATGTATGGGCATGCATTGCCAAAAACTGGAAAGAAATAACCATCGCAGGGTATAGATAACGAGTCAAAGGTTTTGACTCGCGACATGTATGTTTATGGGAGCTTATGGCTCGACTAGAGAGGGATGTGCCAGAACTGGGTAATTGATAGACATAGGCAAGAATATATTTACAATTGGACTTCCAAAAAGTCAAACTACAGAATTATGCAACTAGCAAATGGAATATAAGGTATGGTATAACAAATGAACGGGGAATTCGTGAAAGAATCATGGGTGAGTAAACACCATGTAGAATGAAAAATGAAATGATATGTGCTAACCATTGATGTTACAGATGAGAATGGTAGAAAAACTTGTAGTGACGAAAGTAGTATAGTTGGCGGAAGGATGCACATGAGCGGAAGCTCATCATATGAAGAAAAGGTCAACCCAATTATGGAATGGACTTATGAAGGAACATGTCGATCCAGGTCGTGGATCGTCGATTTATGCAACAAAAATCGAGGTTAGTAAAATGCTTAACTCATGATCTAggggtttaaaacacttcttaaaCATCTCATAAACAAAACCTTTattttacaataactccaccacatatatatagaggccggttaacgtacaaaatGCTTAACGTACATTGCGTACGTGATGCGTTATCAACGTGCGAAATACGTATTATAACATGCGAATTTGGTCCAAAATACCACCATGCAATTTGTAGATTCATATTAACATGCGAATTGGGTCACCACTACAAACATGCGAATTGGCTTTTCCTCTGTACATGCGAATTGTGTTTTTTTTACGTGTGACCTTTcgtttttataacatgcgatattTCTTTAACGGGTTTATAACATGCGAACTTGTCGTCGCGTACGCAATGTACGTTAAGGCATATTATACGATatactttatatttttttttgaaaagaatatactttatatatataataaaaatatctAGTATCTACAGAAGTACATACACACGAGATTCACTGATCTCATTACTAATACATAAAATTGTTtgccaatgaggtagtggtggagtggttggggaaagACTTGGTGTTTATTGTAACTCAGGTTCGATTCCCACTCTcctcattattttctgcggcatcccaGGTGAATAGCGAATATGGGTGGCGCCAGTTCAGTTTGGATGGGAGgtgaggttttaccgattattccactgtcgtgccttcggacgGGTGGAgatcgggtttccgcgcatctgagGAGAGCAAAGGGGCTGGCgacggtcgagtagtcgaccttggctaCAATGCCAGGAGTCACGGTGGTTGTCACGTCGttccttgccgttcaaaaaaatacataaaattgTTTAtaaattacctatatattaattTTACAACTTAATGAACAGTAACTTCATTGGGATAAACAAATAGTATTGGGTACTGGTACCGGTACCCGTTTTTACCAAAtcgggtgtattttcggtaccggtttggcaccggtattcaccgatttttaccctcaaataccggtgccgtaccgtgccaggtatattcggtactggTACACACTTTTTGAGAATAGTATTGGGTACGGGTACCGGTACCCGCTTTTACCAAAtcgggtgtattttcggtaccggttcggcaccggtattcaccgatttttaccctcaaataccagtgccgtaccagtaccgaccggtaccgtaccgtaccaggtatattcggtaccggtagacactttttgagatttcggtaacggtattttcggtaccggttcgtaccgagctcatcaaatcctgtagcaacgtagcaatgcaagtaattgcaccgtttagattacttttcatacacacagtaagtaaactgtattccgttttaatgaggttttatatacagaacaacttattttgctttttttttttgtcttttttctgtaatgaatgaattgtagcatgtaaaattaacttagatatttagattattgatgagcaaatcgtatcaaattctgtaatcaaaccggtatcgtatcggtaccaaatttactattgCCAAATCATTTTCgttaccaatttggtacccaccttttggcgttttcagaatcgttactttcggttcgacaccggtctagcaccatacttgtatttattgatttttactttcaaataccataccgtattgtaccgagcattttcggtgccggtacctaatttcgatgattttccggatcagtactttcggtgccgttaccggcaacgagctcatccatattttaatgtgttagcaccgtaataactaaaTTGAAAACAAccgtaggacgtgtgggtcctattattatatattaggttatttaaaatcgttttttttaggacggagtgacaattcttaccacgtcatttttatttatgttttgatattcgatATTTGCTGTTGACACGTGTTTTGCATACATTAGGTACCCGCCGCAACGCGCAGACAGAATATCAACTAGTAATTATTAAAGTATAGGAAAATGACTAGTATAATAATGTTCTCGTACACAAACCCAATTTCATTTTTATGTTTAATTAACCCTTCCCTTTATCTCCGAGATATATAGAGGTGGAGTGAAAAGAATATATAGGAAAAAGATTTAAAGGGGTAATAGAATCActcttaggtgctgtttgtttttgcagacataaattgtctgcaagctgatttcatctgtttttATATCTGTAACTGCAGATGTGGTTTGAAGATCtgcaagctgaaaatataagaTTGTTTGTTTTATAACCTGATAATGTCTACACATTCAACATCCAACATATCCATGATCCAACTCACATCAACTCAACCCCTGCTTCTTCCTCTCGATGACTGATCGGAGCCGGTTAATCGGCCGGCCACACCCTCACAAGGAGACACCCTGAAGaacaaggagagagagagagagactgatgaGAGAGAAATCGGGAAAGGAGGAGAGAAATCGGCAGAGCCGGAGCCGTCTCCGACGGCAGCGTAAGGActagagaaagagagagaaccGGCAGAGCCGGAGCCGTCTCTGACGGCGGCGGTCTGTATTTCTTCCGACGAGGTTTCCGGAGCCGTCTCCGACGGCGGCGGTCTGATGATGATGACATTGGAGGTGGTCAGGGAATTGAGAAGAAGAAGAGGGTGGAAGGAGAGGGAGCTGGAGATGTGTTGAAGGTGTTGTGTGAAGACAATTGAAGCAAGGGTTCATAGCTTTTATTTTAAGATAAAATAAGCCATTTTcagatctttaaaaaaaaaaaaacaaacagtcttcaagcCCTTATATCTGCCCGCCTGCAGACATAGACTCCTTACAGATGTTTTAAGCAAAAACAAACACCCCTTAATTAATCATTAACTTTTAAGGCCATTGTAAACCGGTCCACTAGTCCCCTTTtataatttctttttaaaatcatttataTTATAACTCTAAAAATCGGAATATAATATTCAACAAGGATGAAGAAAACCTAATAAAAAATTTATAATCCAAAATAAATAATAGTCTACACCTAATAAATAACTAACCTATTGCGTTACATGTTATAATTTCAGTGAACATAATTTTTTTTCTCGCTAATCTTACTTCACCTTTGTTATGTTCTATTTCttaattttaaaaatttaataaataaacataaacactttaataaaaaaacaacaacaatctAAACTAATTTCTATTTAATTTTAAGATATTTAAGAGCGATATCATTGCATTTGGTAGAAATTTTGATGCATGCATAACTCGACATTTACAATGAAAACGTTAAATATTTTTCTCACTATTAATCCGTAATTAATgacataaattttatttttttatttataacttaattttaatttaattgtaaatttcttttattcattATTCTTAACCTACATTTTTACAACACGATTTATAATATAATTctaatttaattttttattattttttaacctGCGGTTCTACAATAACATTTCTTTTCATTATTTCCAAATATATCATTCTTAAATACGTTTTCTCTAGTTTAGATTTTCAAAGCCAATCAACTACAATATGAAATAAATGTGTTATCCCGTCACGTAACGCATGCATGCCTGCCAGTAAAGCATGGCATGTCACGGTAACTATCTAACAACCAAAGATTACGAGATTTAAATCTTTCAAAATGCAGGTTGTGTTATATTTAtcttaaaaattctaaaaaatagtGTTAAAAGCCTACTTAATATTTTCTTTATTCAACCAATGTGATATACGAATTATAATATGATAAAATAAatgaaattgaaaaaaaaaaaaaaaacattcgaaTATTCACATGTTGTAGAAATTGTTAGAAAATCATGTTAATTTAAAACATTGCAGTAGTCACCCTTGGTTTCCTCGTTCCATCCCCTAGTCTTCGGCTTCATACATTTTCTTTAGACGAGACAGCTAAACACCCTTTCTCTGCAATCTCAATCGCCATTGTTATTACACATCAATCTTCTATTTTTCTCACCATCTAACACCCCTTAAATAACTTAGTATTCATCATCACTCAATTGGGTTCTCCAATCAGATCTTAGATTTCCAATCTTTTTGGTAAAATTATGACTCTGACAATCATGGGTTGTTGATTCTTCATATTTCGTTATCAATTTATACTTTGTAATCTTTTGTAGGAGAATTGGAGATCCGATGCTTTTTGATTGAATCTAAGAGTACCCTTTTGTTACTTGTGTTTGCAGTTACAAGCAATCCGTTTGAATTTCTGGTAATTATTGGTTGTTGAATTTGGGATTGTTGTGTAGGCGTTATGTAGgcaaggtgtttgataaaagGACTGACTGAATCTGACCtgtgtttttttatttgattttttgtATATGGTTTTGATGAGATCTGTGTGTCGGGTTTGTGTTTGAATTTTGGTTGAATTTGTTGGTGATTTTGATTGTACAGGATGGAAATGGAGAGTGGGAAGCTGTTCATTGGTGGGATTTCATGGGACACCAATGAAGAACGCTTGAAGGAGTATTTTCAAACGTTTGGTGAAGTGATTGAAGCGGTTATAATGAAGGATCGAACCACGGGCCGTGCTCGTGGGTTTGGGTTTGTTGTGTTTTCTGACCCTGCTGTTGCTGAAAAAGTTGTGAAGGAAAAACATATGATAGATGGTAGAAGTGTAAGTTGTTATATGCTTAATCATACTTTGTTGTTATAATCTCATCATATAaagtttaaatttgattaattatatTTATTGTTAATCTACTAAAACTATTGCATTGCAATTGATTATCTGATTCTCGATCATAGTAGTCGAAGGTGCTATGCGCGCTTAAGGCGCAAAGTAGCACAATTCAAACACACCATTTTTAGCCGTTTTATGCTGGTTGCAGGCCAATTATAGATGTTTCAGACCAGTTTTAGCTTTTTTCAGACCTGTTCATATCAGTTCTTTTGCAGAATTTCGCCTTAATTTGCGTCGTTTTTTGCGCCTTTCTCTACTATGTTTTCAATCTTTACATCACATAATCACTTTCAAAATGTACAGCTGATCAGATGAAACTGACCGAAGCATTGGCTCGTATTTTGATCTTCAGGTAGAAGCAAAGAAGGCTGTTCCAAGGGACGATCAGCAGATCCTTAACCGTAGCAGTGGCAGCGTGCAAGGCTCACCGGGTCCCACTCGCACAAAAAAGATCTTCGTTGGAGGTTTAGCATCCTCCGTCACCGAAAACGATTTCAAAAACTATTTCGAACAATTTGGGATGATAACTGATGTTGTGGTTATGTACGATCACAACACACAAAGGCCTCGAGGATTCGGATTCATCACTTATGAATCAGAGGAATCCGTTGATAAAGCGTTGCAGAAAACTTTTCATGAACTGAATGGTAAAATGGTGGAAGTCAAACGCGCGGTTCCGAAAGAATCATCCCCCGGTCCTAACAGGAGTCAGATAAGTGGATTTAATTACGGTTTAAGTAGAGCTAATAGTTTCCTTAACTATGGTTTAGGTCAGGGGTATAATAGTCCCGGTTATGGTGCACGAATGGACGGTAGATTTAGCCCGGTTTCTGCTGGTAGAACCGGTTATCCACCGTTTAGTCCATCTAGTTATAATTTGGGATTAAATTCCGATTCGATTTTCGGTTTAAACTATGGCGGAAACGGAAGTTTTGGATCTAATCTTGGATATGGGCGTGCGATCAACCCGATGTATGGTGTGACTTCAAACAGGTATGCCGATCCGATCGGGTATGGCATGGGTGGCGGTAATGGTAGCAGTAATGGTGGCGGTGGAAATGCGTTAGTTTTGAACTCGAGTAATAATAACATGTGGGGAAACGGGAGCCAAAGTTTTAATGCGAATTCGTCGAATTTGAACAACTTTTTGGCTGCTGGAAATGGTTCTGACGGGCTTGGAGCGATTTGGGGTAATTCCAATGCGGGTCAAGGTGGCGGTAATGCAGGTTTCATTAGTGGTAATCTTAACTATGGCAATGAAGAGAGTGCTATTGGGTATAGGAGGAACAATGGGAGTAGCGTTGATCCTGCCTATTCGTACGGTGTGATTGACGACGGTGATAACatgtttggtggtggtggtggtagtacTGCTGCTgctggcagtggtggtggtgattcGTTTTATGCGGACTCTACTTGGCGGGCATCGTCTCCTGATCTGGAAGTATCTGATTTATTTGGTTATAATCTTGGAAGTGGAGCTTCTGATGGTATACCCAAAAACTCAGTTGGTTATGTCGGTTATAGCGTCGCAAATAGATCAAATAGAGGTATGCTTTTTGGTAATTTTTCCTATTTTATGTTAGATGTTATACGAATATGTTGATGCCCGTATGCATACCAATATTTGAATCTACTGATGGAAATATAAGTTATATACTAATAGGATACCGatcatttttcatttttaatattttttcttGATTCATTCATAATATATTATTTACTCTATACAGCCATCCATATGTAGACAAGAATTAATGGAAGATATACGAATAGAGTATGGACCATAAAATTGCAACACCAGACCAATAAATGCAAGAATTTATCTCATAGTTTATTATAGATTGAACATTGTCAAATGTTATTAAGCTTACCATTTCTGCAAAATTAAGACAGTATTAATTTGCATCTAGAATGTTTCTTTATTCGGTTTTTCTACGTAGAATGCCAATGTACCTTTTCATTCGTCTCAAATGGACAACTTATCATTTTTTGTCCCACTGAGTCATTGAAGTTCGGTTTTGTGTCTGGTTTGGGTCATTAAAAACTATTTAAGCTGGTTATATTTTCTTAACATATATAGTCCTGTTATTACATATATTTTCTTCAGTTTTAAAGAGAATTATACCGTAAAAAAGCCAACATACTTTCTCATTTTGCATGAAAACCCTCAACCCAATTTTGGCAGGCACTTGTGAAACTTTTTAAATATGTCGCTTTCTGACACGATAAGTACCTATGTGGAGACTATGTAGATAGCCTTATGACGTGAATGTGGAACGCCGCTTCATCAGTTGTAACCGCTTTAAATAAAAATGCatattattttatatagataaaaaaacaagttaaaaataacCCGTTTAAGGGGTAAACTTTTTGTTAAAATTTCACAAAGAGGTGTGAATTAAAGAAGTTTTGGACTTTAATATGCCAAAATTGGGTTGAGGGtgttttccggaaaatgagttagTTGGTTTTTACTTTTTACGGTATTGCTAATTTTTACattaaatattataattttaGCCATAATTAATTAGTTATTGTAAAACTGTTATTTGATGTtgtatgtatatgtaaaaaaagTTTCTATCTTAATGTTTGatttgcatatatatatatatagaggccggttaacgtacaaacTGCCTTAACGTACATTGCGTACGCGATGCATTATCAACATTTGAATTgggtttataacatgcgatttcccTTTTCGTttatcacatgcgatttcaaCAAAATCTTGTACATGCGATTTTAGGCTATTTA of Helianthus annuus cultivar XRQ/B chromosome 1, HanXRQr2.0-SUNRISE, whole genome shotgun sequence contains these proteins:
- the LOC110945016 gene encoding heterogeneous nuclear ribonucleoprotein 1, translating into MEMESGKLFIGGISWDTNEERLKEYFQTFGEVIEAVIMKDRTTGRARGFGFVVFSDPAVAEKVVKEKHMIDGRSVEAKKAVPRDDQQILNRSSGSVQGSPGPTRTKKIFVGGLASSVTENDFKNYFEQFGMITDVVVMYDHNTQRPRGFGFITYESEESVDKALQKTFHELNGKMVEVKRAVPKESSPGPNRSQISGFNYGLSRANSFLNYGLGQGYNSPGYGARMDGRFSPVSAGRTGYPPFSPSSYNLGLNSDSIFGLNYGGNGSFGSNLGYGRAINPMYGVTSNRYADPIGYGMGGGNGSSNGGGGNALVLNSSNNNMWGNGSQSFNANSSNLNNFLAAGNGSDGLGAIWGNSNAGQGGGNAGFISGNLNYGNEESAIGYRRNNGSSVDPAYSYGVIDDGDNMFGGGGGSTAAAGSGGGDSFYADSTWRASSPDLEVSDLFGYNLGSGASDGIPKNSVGYVGYSVANRSNRGIAA